One stretch of Amycolatopsis sp. NBC_00345 DNA includes these proteins:
- a CDS encoding NADP-dependent oxidoreductase — translation MKAAQFSRFGGPEVLEIVDLPDPHPGPGQVRIAVRAAGVNASDWKKRQGLMDPELPQTMGYEAAGIVDELGEGVTDVAVGDRVFGFSADAGSQAELAVLPHYAPIPPSLGFAEAAALPVAVETAARALDQLGVQSGVQGGIRSGETLLVNGASGTIGRAAVQLAVARGARVIGTCGPGSHEVVRSLGAEPVTYGDGMAQRVNELSPGGVDRALDIAGSGVLPDLIELAGGPEHVITVADFDGAQQYGVRFSRGDAGRALYTLGQIGELIESGRFSIPVGRTFPLADVAEAHRVGEAGQVRGKLVLLVG, via the coding sequence ATGAAGGCAGCCCAGTTCAGCCGCTTCGGGGGCCCGGAGGTCCTCGAGATCGTGGACCTCCCGGACCCGCACCCGGGCCCCGGCCAGGTCCGGATCGCCGTGCGGGCCGCCGGCGTCAACGCGAGCGACTGGAAGAAGCGTCAAGGCCTGATGGACCCGGAGCTCCCGCAGACCATGGGGTACGAAGCGGCGGGCATCGTCGACGAGCTCGGTGAGGGCGTCACGGACGTCGCCGTCGGTGACCGCGTGTTCGGGTTCAGCGCCGACGCCGGCTCGCAGGCCGAGCTGGCGGTGCTGCCCCACTACGCGCCCATCCCGCCATCGCTCGGCTTCGCGGAGGCCGCCGCGCTGCCGGTCGCGGTCGAGACGGCCGCGCGGGCGCTCGACCAGCTCGGCGTCCAGAGCGGCGTCCAGGGCGGCATCCGGAGCGGCGAGACGCTGCTCGTCAACGGGGCCTCCGGAACCATCGGCCGGGCCGCCGTCCAGCTCGCGGTGGCGCGCGGCGCCCGCGTGATCGGCACCTGCGGCCCCGGCTCCCACGAGGTGGTCCGCTCGCTCGGCGCCGAACCCGTCACCTACGGAGACGGCATGGCGCAGCGGGTCAACGAGCTCTCCCCCGGCGGCGTCGACCGGGCGCTCGACATCGCCGGGAGCGGCGTCCTGCCCGACCTCATCGAGCTGGCGGGCGGCCCGGAGCACGTCATCACGGTCGCCGACTTCGACGGCGCGCAGCAGTACGGCGTGCGGTTCAGCCGGGGCGACGCGGGCCGCGCCCTCTACACCCTCGGCCAGATCGGCGAGCTGATCGAGTCCGGCCGGTTCTCGATCCCGGTCGGGCGGACGTTCCCGCTGGCCGACGTCGCGGAGGCCCACCGCGTCGGCGAAGCCGGCCAGGTCCGCGGAAAGCTCGTGCTGCTGGTCGGCTGA
- a CDS encoding amidase, with the protein MQPYELTLAAASAAVRSRELSPVELLESVLTRLDEVEPRLNAYVTVDADRARQAAGRAEREIAQRGVRGPLHGIPLGLKDLIDVAGLPTTASSRVRAGHRAETDSVVAARLAAAGAVLVGKTHTHEFAFGLITPQTANARDPSRIAGGSSGGSAVAVAAGTATFALGTDTGGSIRVPAALNGVVGLKPTYDLVPRDGVVPLSWSLDHVGPITRTVTDAALVLPALTGRRLSTPDENLAGLRVGVPRNHYFERVDPEVETVVRQAIGRLESLGARVVDVEVPMTRYLQAIQWGLMVPEATAYHERTLRTVPELYTPDVRVLLEAGELLPAGDYLRARRARTLLRQSWLRLLDDVDVLAAPAVPLTAVPAGQETVTWPDGTTETVSDACVRLSAPANITGVPALTVPVGADAAGLPIGLQLLGRPHSEPLLLRVGQASERSLAVAGS; encoded by the coding sequence ATGCAGCCGTATGAGCTGACCCTCGCCGCCGCCTCGGCGGCCGTGCGCTCGCGCGAGCTGTCCCCCGTCGAACTCCTCGAGTCGGTGCTCACTCGCCTGGACGAGGTCGAACCCCGGCTGAACGCCTACGTGACCGTGGACGCGGACCGCGCGCGGCAAGCGGCCGGCCGGGCCGAGCGCGAGATCGCCCAGCGCGGCGTACGCGGTCCGTTGCACGGAATTCCCTTGGGGCTCAAGGACTTGATCGACGTCGCCGGGCTGCCCACCACCGCGAGCTCGCGGGTCCGGGCGGGCCACCGGGCGGAGACCGACAGCGTCGTCGCGGCCCGTCTGGCGGCCGCGGGAGCGGTACTGGTCGGCAAGACCCACACCCACGAGTTCGCCTTCGGCCTGATCACCCCGCAGACCGCGAACGCGAGGGACCCGAGCCGGATCGCCGGCGGCTCCAGCGGAGGGTCGGCCGTTGCCGTGGCGGCGGGCACGGCGACGTTCGCACTCGGCACCGACACCGGCGGCTCCATCCGGGTGCCCGCCGCGCTGAACGGCGTCGTCGGCCTGAAGCCGACCTACGACCTGGTGCCCCGCGACGGCGTGGTGCCGCTGTCCTGGTCGCTGGACCACGTCGGCCCGATCACCCGCACCGTGACGGACGCGGCGCTCGTCCTGCCCGCGCTGACCGGCCGGCGACTGTCCACTCCGGACGAAAACCTCGCCGGCCTGCGGGTCGGAGTGCCCCGCAACCACTACTTCGAACGGGTCGACCCCGAGGTGGAAACCGTGGTGCGCCAAGCGATCGGACGGCTGGAGTCCCTCGGCGCCCGGGTCGTCGACGTCGAGGTCCCGATGACACGCTACCTCCAGGCGATCCAATGGGGCCTGATGGTCCCGGAGGCCACCGCGTACCACGAGCGCACCCTGCGCACCGTTCCCGAGCTGTACACGCCCGACGTCCGGGTACTGCTCGAAGCCGGGGAACTGCTGCCCGCCGGCGACTATCTGCGAGCCCGGCGCGCACGCACGCTCCTGCGGCAAAGCTGGCTGCGCCTGCTGGACGACGTCGACGTGCTCGCCGCCCCGGCCGTCCCGCTGACCGCCGTGCCCGCCGGGCAGGAAACCGTGACCTGGCCCGACGGCACGACCGAGACCGTCTCCGACGCCTGCGTCCGGCTGTCGGCACCCGCCAACATCACCGGGGTGCCGGCCCTGACCGTGCCCGTCGGCGCCGACGCCGCCGGATTGCCGATCGGCCTGCAACTGCTGGGACGGCCGCACTCGGAGCCGCTGCTCCTGCGCGTGGGACAGGCCAGTGAACGCTCGCTCGCGGTCGCGGGAAGCTGA
- a CDS encoding MBL fold metallo-hydrolase, producing MAVPSWTIGELTVHRVDEALLPPATGRWLLPAASPEVVARHGWLQPDFAGGDGVLRLATHSFAVTAGGLRILVDTGVGNGKQRANPAWHDLRTDYLDRLAAAGFAPESVDLVVLTHLHADHVGWNTRSVDGEWVPTFPHARYLTSRVEREFWAGYAMDGPRRQMFRDSVLPVEAAGQLDLVDVPAGGVEVAPGVRLEPTPGHTPGHVAVRLDSGGRTALITGDSVHHPIQVSSPDIGSCVDIDPGLAERTRRGLLASLAGTGTLVLGTHFPAPTAGHVVADGEGLRFAAVHG from the coding sequence ATGGCTGTCCCGTCCTGGACCATCGGCGAGCTCACCGTGCACCGGGTGGACGAGGCGCTGCTGCCGCCCGCCACCGGCCGCTGGCTGCTGCCCGCCGCGAGCCCGGAAGTCGTTGCCCGGCATGGCTGGCTCCAGCCCGACTTCGCCGGGGGCGACGGTGTCCTGCGCCTGGCCACCCACAGTTTCGCCGTCACCGCCGGCGGCTTGCGCATCCTCGTGGACACCGGTGTCGGCAACGGCAAACAGCGGGCGAACCCGGCCTGGCACGACCTGCGGACCGATTACCTGGACCGGCTCGCGGCGGCCGGGTTCGCCCCGGAGTCGGTCGACCTGGTGGTGCTCACCCACCTGCACGCCGACCACGTGGGCTGGAACACGAGGTCGGTCGACGGCGAGTGGGTGCCCACGTTCCCGCACGCGCGTTACCTGACTTCGCGGGTGGAGCGGGAGTTCTGGGCCGGGTACGCCATGGACGGGCCGCGGCGCCAGATGTTCCGCGACTCGGTGCTGCCGGTCGAGGCCGCGGGACAACTCGACCTCGTCGACGTCCCGGCCGGCGGCGTCGAGGTCGCGCCCGGCGTGCGCCTGGAACCCACCCCGGGCCACACGCCCGGCCACGTCGCGGTGCGGCTGGACAGCGGCGGCCGCACGGCGCTGATCACCGGCGACAGCGTCCACCACCCGATCCAGGTGTCGTCGCCGGACATCGGCAGCTGCGTCGACATCGACCCCGGACTGGCCGAACGCACCCGCCGCGGGTTGCTCGCCTCGCTGGCCGGAACCGGAACCTTGGTGCTGGGCACGCATTTCCCGGCGCCGACGGCCGGTCACGTCGTCGCCGACGGCGAAGGACTGCGGTTCGCGGCGGTTCACGGGTAG
- a CDS encoding serine hydrolase domain-containing protein → MSAATSLVLDGVCREALHHRSFATGLSIAVTDREEVLTSGVFGHTDGTAGRPVTEDTLFQIGSITKGLTCALLLRARDAGLIDLDSPVTAYLPWVSVRSQHQPIRLRHLMTHTAGIIEGSDVSGDAAFEVWALRDTDATVPPGTWFSYSNVGYKALGLVLEAVYRRPYHELLGQLLGELGMRTAEPAITHAIRSRSAVGHEPRYDDRAPVREDGLVPATWIESATADGCVAATAPDMTAWLRMLMRLGPNPSETVLSEESLSELLTPAIPIEDEHPPGAYGLGLQLGDIDGRPHAWHTGGMIGYYAAIACDLEAGVGAVVLANGRGPWRETAMQLVAATRALRDGAPVPGMPEQKEPTPKEKPEEEPPAHWAAVVGHYRCHNPWLSNLHVYAAGHKLWVSVGGGEPDQLVPLPGGAFRVGADERSPERLRFDVLIDGTATRADYSGCPLYRTFTP, encoded by the coding sequence ATGAGCGCAGCCACATCCTTGGTGCTGGACGGAGTCTGCCGGGAGGCACTGCACCACAGGTCCTTCGCCACCGGACTGTCCATAGCGGTCACCGACCGCGAGGAAGTCCTCACTTCCGGCGTGTTCGGCCACACCGACGGAACCGCCGGCCGACCGGTCACAGAGGACACGCTGTTCCAGATCGGGTCGATCACCAAAGGCCTCACGTGCGCCCTGCTGCTGCGTGCGCGTGACGCCGGTCTGATCGACCTGGACAGTCCCGTCACCGCGTACCTGCCGTGGGTTTCCGTGCGGTCGCAGCATCAGCCGATCAGGCTCCGGCACCTGATGACCCACACGGCCGGGATCATCGAGGGCTCGGACGTCTCCGGCGACGCCGCGTTCGAGGTGTGGGCGCTGCGGGACACCGACGCCACCGTCCCGCCGGGAACCTGGTTCTCCTATTCGAACGTCGGGTACAAGGCGCTGGGCCTCGTGCTGGAGGCCGTTTACCGGCGCCCGTACCACGAGCTGCTCGGCCAGCTGCTCGGCGAGCTCGGGATGCGGACGGCCGAGCCGGCCATCACCCACGCCATCCGGTCGCGCTCGGCGGTGGGGCACGAGCCGCGGTACGACGACCGTGCGCCGGTCCGGGAAGACGGCCTCGTCCCCGCGACGTGGATCGAGAGCGCCACCGCGGACGGCTGCGTCGCGGCGACGGCACCGGACATGACGGCCTGGCTGCGGATGCTGATGCGCCTCGGCCCGAATCCGTCGGAAACGGTGCTGTCGGAGGAAAGTCTCAGCGAGCTGCTCACCCCCGCGATTCCGATCGAGGACGAACACCCGCCCGGCGCCTACGGGCTCGGCCTCCAGCTCGGCGACATCGACGGGCGCCCGCACGCCTGGCACACCGGCGGCATGATCGGCTACTACGCGGCGATCGCCTGCGATCTCGAGGCGGGGGTCGGCGCCGTCGTCCTGGCCAACGGCCGCGGCCCGTGGCGGGAAACGGCTATGCAGCTGGTGGCTGCGACACGGGCCTTACGCGACGGTGCCCCGGTGCCCGGGATGCCCGAGCAGAAAGAGCCGACGCCCAAGGAAAAGCCCGAAGAAGAACCACCAGCGCACTGGGCCGCCGTAGTCGGCCACTACCGCTGTCACAACCCCTGGCTGTCGAATCTCCACGTCTACGCCGCCGGGCACAAGCTGTGGGTCTCGGTCGGGGGCGGTGAGCCGGACCAGCTCGTCCCCCTGCCCGGCGGCGCGTTCCGGGTCGGGGCGGACGAGCGGTCGCCGGAGCGGCTGCGGTTCGACGTCCTCATCGACGGGACCGCGACGCGTGCCGACTATTCCGGCTGCCCCCTCTACCGCACGTTCACGCCGTAG